One Streptosporangium sp. NBC_01495 DNA window includes the following coding sequences:
- a CDS encoding helix-turn-helix transcriptional regulator, which yields MNRAELAEVLRTARARVRPRDVGLPSGTRRQVPGLRREEVAMLAGLSVDYVVRLEQGRGPRPSSQVIAALTRTLRLDDDDRDLVFRLAGHEPPQAGRIAGVIRPSVLRLLDRMADLPVLVLSAKGDVLAWNPLGAALQGDMSAWPRGRRNLIWQRFLGSSRCQVAAGPDEDDAAARASVGTLRAAQARYPADPDLIQMIKELRRGSPRFDELWREGRSSSWRTATKSIGHPGLGTITLDCDTLLLPDGDQTVLVYSAEPGTPEAVALDTLRMTGSRHL from the coding sequence CCGCGCCGAACTCGCCGAAGTACTCCGCACGGCCCGCGCTCGTGTGCGACCGCGGGACGTCGGGCTGCCGTCGGGAACGCGCCGCCAGGTGCCGGGTCTGCGCCGGGAGGAAGTGGCCATGCTCGCGGGGCTGAGCGTCGATTACGTGGTCCGGCTTGAGCAGGGGCGCGGGCCACGGCCCTCAAGCCAGGTCATCGCCGCGTTGACCCGGACCCTGCGGCTCGACGACGATGACCGCGACCTGGTGTTCCGCCTCGCCGGCCACGAGCCGCCCCAGGCCGGACGCATCGCGGGAGTCATCCGGCCGAGCGTGCTTCGGCTGCTGGACCGCATGGCGGATCTGCCCGTGCTGGTGCTGTCGGCCAAGGGCGACGTGCTGGCCTGGAATCCCCTCGGGGCGGCGCTTCAAGGCGATATGTCCGCGTGGCCTCGGGGGCGAAGGAACCTCATCTGGCAACGTTTTCTCGGTAGTAGCCGCTGCCAGGTCGCCGCGGGCCCGGACGAGGACGACGCGGCCGCTCGCGCCTCGGTCGGCACGCTGCGTGCCGCCCAGGCCCGTTACCCCGCCGACCCCGACCTGATACAGATGATCAAGGAACTACGTCGTGGCAGCCCGCGATTCGACGAACTGTGGCGGGAGGGGCGATCCTCCTCCTGGCGTACCGCGACCAAGAGCATCGGCCATCCCGGTCTGGGGACGATCACGCTCGACTGCGACACCCTCCTGCTCCCGGACGGCGACCAGACCGTGCTCGTGTACTCGGCCGAGCCCGGAACGCCCGAAGCCGTCGCGCTCGACACGCTGCGGATGACCGGGTCGCGGCATCTCTGA